One genomic segment of Chelonia mydas isolate rCheMyd1 chromosome 1, rCheMyd1.pri.v2, whole genome shotgun sequence includes these proteins:
- the LOC119565292 gene encoding CD276 antigen-like: protein MAAHSSVWVLAGFLPVVLAACDHVGIEADVGEDVLLPCIVKCGDAISLSNPTVNWHCSGSCEVVNSFHYGQNHPEYQCGQYKGRTEFSSQGLSDGNASLLLKNVTPADFGNYTCHASLYENTPQTLQIVLLMQKKTQGATVQTDAYVPGGHEKRLRVLSVCVPLSALVILVVGSFAGYCWCKKTTKAKEGMCNSV, encoded by the exons CCTGTGACCATGTCGGAATTGAAGCGGATGTCGGTGAAGATGTGCTCCTGCCCTGCATTGTCAAATGTGGAGACGCTATCAGTCTTTCAAACCCGACAGTTAACTGGCATTGTTCAGGGAGTTGTGAAGTCGTGAACAGCTTCCACTATGGCCAGAACCATCCAGAGTATCAGTGTGGACAATATAAGGGGAGAACGGAGTTCTCTTCTCAGGGATTGTCCGATGGCAACGCTTCTCTGCTACTGAAGAATGTAACCCCCGCTGACTTTGGGAACTACACCTGTCATGCCAGTTTATATGAGAACACTCCCCAAACTTTACAGATTGTCCTGCTTATGCAGAAAAAGACCCAAG GTGCAACTGTTCAGACAGACGCCTACGTTCCAGGAGGACATGAAAAACGACTCCGCGTTCTAAGCGTTTGTGTGCCATTGAGCGCACTAGTGATTCTTGTAGTAGGGAGTTTTGCAGGGTACTGTTGGTGTAAAAAGACTACGAAGGCTAAAGAAGGTATGTGCAATAGTGTGTGA